TGTGGGCGCACTAAGCATGGTATTTGAAAGGAGGTCTTGCGATGAAATACGAATTGCTCGGGAACAGCGGGCTCAGGGTTTCGGAGCTCTGCCTGGGGACCATGACATTCGGTTCGGACTGGGGGTGGGGCGCGGCGCGCGAGGAATGTAAAAAGATGTTCGACGCCTTCGTGAAGGAAAACGGCAATTTCATCGACACGGCGAACCACTACACGAACGGAACGAGCGAGAAGCTCGTGGGCGAATTCATCGCCGGCGAGCGCGCGCACTTCGTGATCGGCACGAAGTATACGCTCAACGGATCGCCCGCCGATCCCAACGGCGGGGGGAACCACCGGAAGAGCATGGTGCAATCGCTCGATGCGAGCCTGAAGCGCCTCAACACCGACTACATCGACATCTACTGGGTCCACGCCTACGACGGCCTGACGCCCGTCGAGGAGGTGATGCGCGCGCTGGACGACCAGGTACGCGCGGGAAAGATTCTTTACGCCGGGATATCCGACGCGCCCGCCTGGCTCATCGCGCAGGCGAACACGATCGCGTCGCTGCGCGGCTGGTCGCCCTTCATCGCGATCCAGGTCCAGTACAATCTCGTCGAGCGCACGCCGGAGCGGGACCTCCTCCCGATGGCGCGCGCGCTCGGGATCGGCATCACCTCGTGGTCGCCCCTGGCGATGGGCGTGCTCACGGGGAAGTACAACCGGA
Above is a window of Spirochaetota bacterium DNA encoding:
- a CDS encoding aldo/keto reductase, with translation MKYELLGNSGLRVSELCLGTMTFGSDWGWGAAREECKKMFDAFVKENGNFIDTANHYTNGTSEKLVGEFIAGERAHFVIGTKYTLNGSPADPNGGGNHRKSMVQSLDASLKRLNTDYIDIYWVHAYDGLTPVEEVMRALDDQVRAGKILYAGISDAPAWLIAQANTIASLRGWSPFIAIQVQYNLVERTPERDLLPMARALGIGITSWSPLAMGVLTGKYNRNDGAPRRFSKSDAMAAVYVNERNLAIAKGVADIASEAGRTPSHVAINWIRQKNAYGVPLPIIAGRTEAQLKDNMACLDFTLTPAQMDRLDALSAITLGFPHDFLGSPGVRELIHGKTEPLINPRR